Proteins from a genomic interval of Desulfurispira natronophila:
- a CDS encoding prepilin-type N-terminal cleavage/methylation domain-containing protein has protein sequence MPKSTHCRGFSLLELLLGLVLTGVAAVAATQFLDLFLRGTTQPMQQQQSAQISSTIIQSIAALPVHPPPLPTSHTAPAPWSFTTITQWDNYSAAPEQMGLMSSPVEQVTVSVTPVHIDRSQPRWHIRPGSTDSRLHRILVTTEGAYEQKLFTVRGDLTLNTP, from the coding sequence ATGCCCAAGTCCACTCATTGTCGCGGATTTTCCCTGCTGGAGCTTTTGCTTGGACTGGTTTTGACTGGCGTAGCGGCTGTAGCGGCAACCCAGTTTCTTGACTTGTTTTTGCGGGGCACCACTCAGCCCATGCAACAGCAACAAAGCGCACAGATTAGCTCAACTATTATCCAAAGCATCGCTGCCTTGCCGGTACATCCGCCCCCATTGCCCACCAGCCATACTGCCCCAGCACCCTGGTCATTTACCACAATCACCCAGTGGGACAATTACAGCGCTGCACCAGAACAAATGGGACTCATGTCGAGTCCTGTTGAGCAGGTGACCGTAAGCGTCACTCCTGTCCACATAGACCGCTCCCAGCCTCGCTGGCACATTCGGCCTGGCTCAACTGACTCTCGCCTCCACCGTATTCTAGTTACTACTGAAGGAGCATACGAGCAGAAGCTCTTTACCGTGCGAGGCGATCTTACCCTGAATACTCCCTGA
- a CDS encoding PhoH family protein — MSTTKRKVVIDTNVVLLNPRAIYDFDGDDVVIPISVIEELDKFKRNMDQIGRNAREFSRMLDSMREQGDIHTGVPLHPEIEDSGKLSVLLASDDAMSLLPRALRGDIADNTILSMALHLKRAGDEVIFVSRDTYLRIKADACGVPSKDYESDKVDISELYTGTGEITTSAEVIQQFHQQEVIDATSVLPAGDEEFYENQFFLLQNETNPSNSGLGRYYRSKNEIRKVFDDYTDDGIWGILPRNKEQRYAMELLLDDSVKLVTLVGIAGTGKTLLAIAAGLKKVADENKYKKLLVSRPVFPMGKDIGFLPGTLQDKLQPWMTPIYDNVELLIGSADMDYDRKSYNELFAQGIMEIEALTYIRGRSLPYQYFIVDEAQNLTPHEIKTIITRAGNGTKIVFTGDPYQIDNPYVDSSSNGLSNIVERFKGEAIAGHVTLTKGERSELAELAANIL; from the coding sequence ATGTCAACTACAAAAAGAAAAGTTGTTATCGATACCAATGTGGTTCTTCTCAATCCTCGCGCTATCTACGATTTTGATGGCGACGACGTAGTTATTCCCATATCGGTCATAGAAGAGCTAGACAAATTTAAGCGCAACATGGATCAAATCGGGCGTAATGCCCGTGAGTTTAGTCGCATGCTCGACTCCATGCGCGAGCAGGGTGATATTCACACTGGCGTCCCTCTGCATCCCGAAATTGAGGACAGTGGCAAGCTGTCGGTTTTGCTGGCCTCTGATGATGCCATGAGTCTTTTACCCCGGGCCCTTCGCGGGGATATTGCTGACAACACCATTCTTTCCATGGCTTTGCACCTCAAGCGGGCCGGTGATGAAGTTATATTTGTTTCCCGGGACACCTATCTGCGCATCAAGGCTGACGCCTGTGGTGTTCCCTCCAAGGACTATGAATCCGACAAGGTGGATATCAGCGAACTTTATACTGGAACTGGCGAAATCACTACCTCAGCTGAGGTCATACAGCAATTTCACCAGCAAGAAGTGATTGACGCCACAAGTGTCCTGCCGGCAGGTGATGAGGAGTTTTACGAAAATCAGTTCTTTCTGCTGCAAAACGAAACCAATCCTTCCAATTCCGGTCTCGGCCGCTACTACCGGTCTAAAAATGAGATACGGAAGGTTTTTGATGACTACACGGATGATGGCATTTGGGGGATCCTGCCTCGCAACAAGGAGCAGCGATACGCCATGGAGCTTTTGCTGGATGACAGCGTTAAGCTGGTGACCTTGGTGGGTATTGCCGGCACTGGCAAAACTTTGCTGGCTATCGCGGCAGGGCTCAAGAAAGTGGCTGATGAAAACAAATACAAGAAGCTGCTGGTTTCCCGTCCGGTATTCCCCATGGGCAAGGATATCGGTTTTTTGCCGGGAACCTTGCAGGATAAACTGCAGCCATGGATGACGCCTATATACGATAATGTGGAGTTACTTATTGGTTCGGCGGACATGGACTACGATCGCAAGAGCTACAACGAGCTCTTTGCCCAGGGAATCATGGAGATCGAAGCCCTGACCTATATTCGCGGCCGCAGCTTGCCGTACCAGTACTTTATCGTGGATGAAGCCCAGAATCTTACTCCCCACGAAATCAAAACTATTATCACCCGCGCTGGCAATGGCACCAAGATTGTATTTACCGGGGATCCGTACCAGATCGATAACCCCTATGTAGATTCCAGCTCCAATGGTCTTTCCAATATTGTCGAGCGCTTTAAGGGGGAGGCTATTGCCGGGCACGTGACCCTGACCAAAGGGGAACGCAGCGAACTGGCAGAGCTGGCGGCCAATATTCTCTAA
- a CDS encoding pyridoxamine 5'-phosphate oxidase family protein: MTLKEYFTTTEGTAVLSTADREGNVNSAIYARPHVMDDGRLAFLMRERLSYANISSNPRAAYLFKENGPGYQGKRLILNKVDESDDQELVESLRRTSHGSKKGDDITRVVYFQVTKELPLVGSGE; the protein is encoded by the coding sequence ATGACTCTGAAAGAGTATTTCACAACCACCGAAGGCACCGCTGTTCTTTCTACCGCAGACCGTGAGGGGAACGTTAACAGTGCCATTTATGCTCGTCCCCACGTTATGGATGATGGCCGACTGGCCTTTTTGATGCGCGAACGACTCAGCTACGCCAACATCAGCTCCAATCCTCGGGCAGCCTACCTGTTTAAGGAAAATGGCCCCGGGTACCAGGGCAAACGATTGATTCTCAACAAGGTTGACGAGAGCGACGACCAGGAGCTGGTGGAATCCCTGCGCCGCACGAGCCACGGCAGCAAAAAGGGTGACGACATCACACGTGTCGTCTATTTCCAGGTTACCAAAGAGCTACCGTTGGTAGGTTCAGGGGAGTAG
- a CDS encoding U32 family peptidase yields MRDSVLKVFVTNVDELRQAAASPVQSVIVPYRHLAEIIDESGFRVCHSAGITVEWQLAQHPDEQQLQALLLEVQAMIERSQNPDAIRVQNLGLGRALQQHFPSVPTVFEVHSGGKHREFYDFLFAQGYAAAQLARELSVSQILQLWSATHLYGQWEVFAFGAVPVLITQRHLGRAVEQAAGPLGQSIWLREPTRPNQPFLLTEEDGESRLYLSSYRDLKGQIGQLPVQALVLDHRGICTLQELLEYWVHDVPLNPGLPWQAEPAAADDEAPYSLDSKAPEPLGRTLEVKREHYAVVLFRTHSAAALPLVLHYRNPDGRCFQCHLPHEDSIRRQGQLAVLPWSKGLVEGGEFFDPLCLVEPPREN; encoded by the coding sequence ATGAGGGATTCAGTATTAAAGGTTTTCGTTACCAATGTCGATGAGCTGCGCCAGGCTGCTGCCAGTCCAGTGCAAAGTGTCATAGTGCCTTACCGACATTTGGCAGAAATAATTGATGAGTCTGGTTTTCGTGTCTGCCATTCGGCAGGCATAACAGTGGAGTGGCAACTGGCACAACATCCCGATGAACAGCAGCTGCAGGCACTTTTGCTGGAAGTGCAGGCGATGATTGAAAGGAGCCAGAATCCGGATGCTATTCGAGTGCAGAACCTGGGGCTGGGTCGGGCTCTGCAGCAACACTTTCCTTCGGTACCTACAGTTTTTGAGGTGCACTCCGGTGGTAAGCATCGGGAGTTTTACGATTTTCTCTTTGCTCAAGGTTACGCTGCGGCCCAGCTTGCACGGGAGCTGAGTGTCTCCCAGATTTTGCAGCTGTGGAGTGCCACTCATCTCTATGGTCAGTGGGAGGTCTTTGCTTTTGGTGCGGTGCCAGTGCTTATCACTCAGCGCCACCTGGGACGCGCTGTAGAGCAGGCAGCCGGACCGCTTGGGCAGAGTATTTGGTTACGGGAGCCCACTCGCCCCAACCAGCCTTTTCTGCTGACAGAGGAGGATGGTGAGAGCCGACTCTACCTTTCCAGCTATCGCGATCTGAAAGGTCAAATAGGACAACTGCCAGTCCAGGCCCTGGTGCTGGATCATCGGGGTATCTGCACCTTGCAGGAGCTGCTGGAGTATTGGGTTCACGACGTACCCCTAAATCCCGGTTTGCCGTGGCAGGCAGAGCCTGCTGCTGCAGATGATGAAGCCCCTTATAGCCTGGACAGTAAGGCTCCTGAGCCCCTGGGGCGCACTCTGGAAGTCAAACGGGAGCACTACGCCGTGGTGCTGTTTCGCACTCATAGTGCCGCTGCCCTTCCCTTGGTTTTACACTACCGGAACCCTGATGGACGCTGCTTTCAGTGCCACTTGCCCCACGAAGACTCCATTCGCAGGCAGGGGCAGCTGGCGGTTTTGCCATGGAGCAAGGGTCTTGTGGAGGGGGGAGAGTTTTTCGACCCTCTTTGCTTGGTGGAGCCACCGAGGGAAAACTGA
- a CDS encoding peptidase U32 family protein gives MTATQLCPSAPSGPELLVPAGDLSKLYTAVTYGADAVYIGGPLGGLRQRAGNFTLPQIEQAVTYTRRHEVNLYVTLNIFPTAQDMDLLLTYMEALKRGGVRAVIVSDPVVCSYARQMGFAVHISTQASCLNHHEAQMWKEMGASRIVVGRELSIEQGAALQEAAGVEVEMFVHGSLCLSYSGKCLISNYVAGRDANRGGCVQSCRWPFVIDQKKSTFTVLHPLNSLDLMGLPLVPRFVQQGIRALKVEGRMKSHLYIAAATSAYRQALDCYLAGQELDTARLQQLVSMVSNRGFSSGFLNGHPPGEGLSLYGSGYQSQVDFLGHVLEQDDDGNAWIHFRAPYDHQRQQLYLLGVDGSEQAINRCLYAPDGTVRERIVSNGVAIAQLPAGSHHLVLYGRQRGANA, from the coding sequence ATGACCGCTACACAACTTTGCCCTTCGGCGCCCTCAGGGCCAGAACTCCTGGTGCCCGCCGGCGACCTTTCCAAGCTCTACACTGCCGTGACCTACGGTGCTGATGCGGTATACATCGGCGGTCCCCTGGGCGGTCTGCGCCAGCGTGCGGGAAACTTTACTTTGCCGCAGATAGAGCAGGCGGTGACATATACCCGGCGGCACGAAGTCAATCTCTACGTCACTCTGAATATTTTCCCCACTGCCCAGGATATGGATCTCTTGCTCACTTATATGGAAGCGCTGAAGCGTGGGGGGGTCAGGGCCGTGATTGTGTCTGATCCGGTGGTGTGTTCTTATGCTCGGCAAATGGGTTTTGCTGTGCACATCTCCACTCAAGCGTCTTGCCTGAACCATCATGAGGCCCAGATGTGGAAGGAGATGGGGGCCAGTCGCATCGTGGTAGGGCGAGAGCTTTCCATCGAGCAGGGTGCGGCGCTGCAGGAAGCCGCAGGCGTAGAGGTGGAGATGTTTGTCCATGGGTCTTTGTGCTTGTCGTATAGTGGGAAATGCCTCATTAGCAACTATGTTGCGGGGCGTGACGCAAACCGGGGCGGGTGCGTACAAAGCTGTCGCTGGCCTTTTGTCATTGATCAGAAAAAAAGTACCTTCACAGTCTTGCATCCTCTCAATTCCCTGGATCTCATGGGCCTGCCTTTGGTTCCCCGTTTTGTGCAGCAGGGGATTCGGGCCCTCAAGGTAGAGGGTCGCATGAAGTCCCACCTTTACATAGCTGCTGCCACCAGTGCTTACCGCCAGGCTCTGGACTGCTACCTGGCTGGCCAGGAGCTCGATACAGCCCGTTTACAACAGCTGGTATCCATGGTTTCCAATCGGGGCTTCAGTAGCGGTTTCCTGAATGGTCATCCACCAGGTGAAGGATTGAGCCTGTACGGCAGTGGCTACCAGTCTCAGGTTGACTTTCTGGGCCATGTGCTGGAGCAGGACGATGATGGTAACGCCTGGATACACTTTCGTGCTCCTTACGACCATCAGCGTCAGCAGCTTTACCTGCTGGGTGTCGATGGAAGTGAGCAGGCAATTAACCGTTGCCTGTATGCTCCCGATGGCACAGTACGAGAGCGTATAGTTTCCAATGGGGTTGCCATTGCCCAGCTGCCGGCTGGCAGTCACCATCTGGTACTTTATGGGCGTCAGCGGGGGGCGAATGCATGA
- a CDS encoding response regulator — protein sequence MEKPQHIADITVMYVEDEEFIRRTLEKPLSRRIKSLILAADGAEGLELFQKHHPDIIITDINMPNMDGFEMIEKVRAINPDVPVIITTALNEEKHLARMQELGIDKYIIKPIDVRELLKTMQHILQNGHSPVGDEGEEDVLVIGPRTNQQHVLPSLYQYLKKNSHLPPNITNKEIFSDRALLENIITVVKKLHQQGKIMFLNSDEIPVLDLTSPIAPCNKSFSEMENYLRAQVKQAEEARKKQEEAAAEDSQSSEADEE from the coding sequence ATGGAAAAGCCCCAGCACATAGCCGACATTACGGTAATGTACGTTGAAGACGAAGAGTTTATCCGGCGAACTCTGGAAAAGCCCCTCTCGCGTCGCATCAAATCGCTGATTTTGGCAGCCGATGGTGCCGAAGGACTGGAACTTTTCCAGAAACACCATCCCGATATTATTATTACCGATATCAATATGCCCAACATGGACGGCTTTGAGATGATCGAAAAAGTCCGGGCAATCAACCCGGATGTTCCCGTTATAATCACCACTGCCCTGAATGAAGAAAAACACTTGGCCCGCATGCAGGAACTTGGCATAGACAAGTATATCATCAAACCCATCGACGTGCGGGAACTGCTAAAAACTATGCAGCATATTTTACAAAATGGCCATAGCCCTGTCGGGGACGAGGGAGAAGAGGACGTTCTGGTAATTGGCCCTCGCACTAATCAGCAACATGTGCTCCCCAGCCTCTATCAGTATCTGAAGAAAAACAGCCACCTGCCTCCCAATATAACCAACAAGGAAATATTCAGCGACCGTGCCCTGCTGGAAAACATTATTACTGTAGTCAAAAAACTGCACCAGCAGGGGAAAATCATGTTTCTCAACTCTGATGAAATCCCCGTACTGGACCTCACCAGCCCCATTGCCCCCTGTAATAAGTCCTTTAGCGAGATGGAAAACTATCTGCGAGCCCAGGTAAAGCAGGCAGAAGAGGCCAGGAAAAAGCAGGAAGAAGCAGCTGCGGAAGACTCCCAAAGCAGCGAAGCAGACGAAGAGTAA
- a CDS encoding deaminase encodes MSENQRRFMQQAIELAHQSVDEGGGPFGAVVVRNDEVVGTGVNRVTTQNDPTAHAEVMAIRNACQQLQSFHLGDCDIYASCEPCPMCLGAVYWARLRRVFYGASRCDAAAVDFCDDFIYGQIPVDPSRRTIPFMQIMQAEAMGALRHWSAKADKVKY; translated from the coding sequence GTGAGTGAAAATCAGCGTCGATTTATGCAGCAAGCCATTGAGCTGGCCCACCAGAGTGTGGATGAGGGAGGCGGACCCTTTGGAGCCGTGGTGGTAAGAAATGACGAGGTTGTGGGGACCGGGGTCAACCGGGTCACGACCCAAAACGACCCCACGGCTCACGCCGAAGTTATGGCTATCCGCAATGCCTGCCAGCAGCTACAGAGTTTTCATTTGGGTGACTGTGATATCTACGCCAGCTGCGAGCCTTGCCCCATGTGCCTGGGTGCGGTTTACTGGGCACGACTACGGCGGGTGTTTTACGGTGCCAGTCGCTGCGATGCTGCAGCGGTGGATTTTTGCGACGACTTTATATATGGTCAAATTCCTGTTGACCCAAGCCGGCGCACGATTCCCTTTATGCAGATAATGCAGGCAGAGGCCATGGGCGCCTTGCGGCACTGGAGTGCAAAAGCCGACAAAGTGAAGTACTGA
- a CDS encoding motility associated factor glycosyltransferase family protein, giving the protein MSQTSKIVPANKIGYDKKVFKANMDMLKRRYPKLHEQIKRVNISDKYGLALYKKRTPNLYIKVNGSYEPVYGQEHPEKFAIEQCQQQFKPHSKTVVFLGMGLFYHVNGFLQKEESKETHSTIFMEKDLELFKVALGVSNITSLLNKRNAHFFVGLEPDLIYSTMWNFFMEKQWLVLHARSTNYIVNEVLFQQEKDYYLKTVKSINEALFQCFVFFGNDPYDSLLGIEHMFLNLKNIIQYPGVNHFFDQFKNIPAVIASTGPSLNKQIPLLKKIQGKAMIFAPDASLGPLLREGIRPNFITTLERVPLTVKLLEPYDFGDDINFVPVPVVVPEMYEACNGQIFNCYRAFNHFRWLEIDRGLLWIKGSAGNMSYNLATALGCNPIILVGQDHAYGDGFVTHAENSTLGTRQGSLPSKKNMVKLPGYYGGEVYSTSVWQLFRNHYITDIADNNAKGVITINATEGGASIDGASHIPFADAVASYIDHRDAIDFTPLIREQHADFHVDLEQEKSRIHRKLQRAINVAERSIYDLLDCIDKVRAITEKYRDYVYGEVGIEDLDAEEIHRVYYDVEKMRVSTRPTDNTDYTALVLHVIQPYMIQYESQYSNMPEAFDDPVEGQLNAVLVADEYFVKVVQLTDIVRRNLMETQAGMERPFATVLPGQGKGANDTILWRNRFDNDFFHWRLQGEQVECQQTKKMVGGSLLIEEAGVFGTEGQVQLLLRNKNIFNPQLDMLPLNFNGETYDPANKIADINRQWQIQSFQVAGREQRDIFMRSTADDKVVLWLMDGHQPTGIYHLGTVSPQMELVAVGDFGGSGTDQILWRDQAEEKFRLWSFEAAALQEPDLEKKEELFGVDVLSLEGRELVIETTVQSEIPMEGWRYAGKGRFIQSDVDELLWQHFEERTLRVCNLQDASNSDFAGPGASWQIDAIGRFQDTSRDQILWGDNETHNLELWKLDSPEVDKTSVGSRPGSWKPRDNKGGAGR; this is encoded by the coding sequence TTGTCCCAGACATCAAAAATAGTTCCCGCCAACAAAATCGGCTACGACAAAAAGGTCTTCAAGGCCAACATGGATATGCTCAAACGACGTTACCCAAAGCTTCATGAGCAGATTAAGCGTGTCAATATTTCCGACAAGTATGGACTGGCCCTCTACAAAAAGCGTACGCCCAATCTGTACATTAAGGTGAATGGATCCTACGAGCCGGTATACGGACAGGAGCACCCGGAAAAATTTGCCATAGAACAGTGTCAGCAGCAGTTCAAGCCCCACAGCAAGACAGTGGTCTTTTTGGGCATGGGCCTGTTCTACCACGTTAATGGCTTTCTGCAAAAAGAGGAAAGTAAGGAAACTCACTCCACCATTTTCATGGAAAAGGATCTCGAGCTTTTTAAAGTTGCCTTGGGGGTTTCTAACATCACATCGCTGCTCAATAAGCGCAACGCCCACTTCTTTGTGGGGCTTGAGCCGGATCTGATTTACTCCACCATGTGGAACTTTTTTATGGAGAAGCAATGGCTGGTACTCCATGCCCGCTCTACTAACTACATAGTGAATGAAGTGCTCTTTCAGCAGGAAAAAGACTACTATCTTAAAACCGTAAAAAGCATAAATGAGGCATTGTTCCAGTGCTTTGTCTTTTTCGGCAACGATCCCTACGACTCCCTTTTGGGGATCGAGCACATGTTCCTCAATCTCAAAAATATTATCCAGTACCCCGGGGTGAACCACTTTTTCGACCAGTTTAAGAATATCCCGGCGGTTATTGCTTCCACCGGTCCCAGCCTGAACAAGCAAATACCGTTGCTTAAAAAAATCCAGGGCAAAGCTATGATCTTTGCTCCCGATGCTTCCCTGGGCCCCTTGTTGCGGGAAGGCATTCGGCCTAACTTTATCACTACCCTTGAGCGGGTTCCGCTCACGGTTAAGCTACTGGAGCCTTACGATTTTGGTGATGACATAAATTTTGTGCCGGTGCCTGTTGTTGTTCCGGAGATGTATGAAGCCTGCAATGGTCAGATATTTAACTGCTACCGGGCCTTTAACCACTTTCGCTGGCTGGAGATAGACCGGGGGTTGCTGTGGATCAAGGGCTCTGCCGGGAATATGAGTTACAACTTGGCAACGGCTCTGGGTTGTAATCCCATCATTCTGGTGGGGCAGGATCATGCCTACGGAGATGGATTTGTTACTCACGCCGAGAACTCCACTCTGGGGACTCGCCAAGGTTCCCTGCCTTCAAAAAAGAATATGGTGAAGCTGCCGGGCTATTACGGTGGTGAGGTATACAGTACGTCAGTGTGGCAGCTTTTCCGCAACCACTACATAACGGATATTGCCGATAACAACGCTAAAGGGGTGATCACCATTAATGCCACTGAAGGCGGCGCCTCTATAGATGGTGCTAGCCATATTCCCTTTGCCGATGCCGTGGCTAGCTACATTGATCACCGTGATGCCATTGACTTTACCCCCCTGATCCGGGAGCAGCACGCTGATTTTCATGTGGATCTGGAGCAGGAAAAGTCTCGTATTCACCGAAAACTGCAGCGGGCCATCAACGTGGCTGAGCGCAGCATTTATGACTTGCTCGACTGTATCGACAAGGTGCGTGCGATTACCGAAAAATATCGCGACTACGTCTACGGTGAGGTGGGTATTGAAGATCTGGATGCGGAAGAAATTCACCGGGTCTACTACGATGTCGAAAAAATGCGGGTGAGTACTCGCCCGACAGACAACACCGACTATACGGCCCTGGTGCTCCACGTTATCCAGCCTTATATGATCCAGTACGAATCCCAGTACAGCAACATGCCGGAAGCATTTGATGATCCAGTTGAAGGTCAGCTGAATGCGGTGCTGGTGGCTGATGAGTATTTCGTCAAGGTAGTCCAGTTGACAGACATTGTGCGTCGCAACCTGATGGAGACCCAGGCGGGGATGGAGCGTCCCTTTGCCACAGTGTTGCCGGGGCAGGGTAAGGGTGCCAATGATACCATTCTTTGGCGCAATCGTTTTGACAACGATTTTTTCCACTGGCGGCTGCAGGGTGAGCAGGTGGAGTGTCAGCAGACCAAGAAAATGGTGGGAGGCAGCCTGCTGATTGAGGAAGCGGGTGTTTTCGGCACAGAGGGACAGGTGCAACTGTTGCTGCGCAACAAGAACATCTTTAACCCGCAGCTGGATATGCTCCCACTGAACTTTAACGGCGAGACCTATGACCCTGCCAACAAAATTGCTGACATCAATCGCCAATGGCAAATTCAGTCTTTCCAGGTGGCTGGAAGAGAGCAACGAGATATTTTCATGCGTAGCACAGCAGATGATAAAGTTGTTCTGTGGCTGATGGATGGACACCAGCCCACTGGCATCTACCACCTGGGAACGGTTTCACCCCAGATGGAGCTGGTGGCCGTAGGTGACTTTGGCGGTAGTGGCACTGATCAGATTCTCTGGCGTGATCAGGCCGAAGAAAAGTTCCGCTTGTGGTCATTTGAAGCAGCTGCATTGCAGGAGCCTGACCTGGAGAAAAAAGAGGAGCTTTTTGGCGTGGATGTGCTTTCCCTGGAAGGCCGTGAGCTGGTCATTGAAACGACGGTACAGAGCGAAATTCCCATGGAGGGCTGGCGGTATGCTGGTAAGGGGCGCTTTATCCAGAGCGATGTGGATGAACTGCTCTGGCAACATTTTGAGGAGAGGACCTTACGGGTATGCAACTTGCAAGATGCCAGCAACAGCGACTTTGCTGGACCGGGAGCCTCCTGGCAAATTGATGCCATTGGCAGGTTCCAGGATACCTCCCGGGATCAAATCCTGTGGGGGGATAACGAAACCCATAACCTGGAGCTTTGGAAGCTGGATTCGCCAGAGGTGGACAAAACTTCTGTGGGCAGTCGTCCGGGTTCCTGGAAGCCCCGTGATAATAAAGGTGGTGCGGGACGGTGA
- the pseI gene encoding pseudaminic acid synthase: protein MTNNVHINGQPIGPDSPPYVVAEVSANHNGNLERALQTIAAAADCGVDAVKIQTYTPDTLTIDCDLPDFRIQGGLWDGYTLYKLYQWAQTPFEWHQKMFDFAASKGVTLFSTPFDESAVDLLEHLQAPAYKIASFEAVDIPLIRYVARTGKPMIISTGMADEEEIGEAMEAARSGGCTELILLHCISSYPAPVEESNLRTIADMAERFGVVAGLSDHTLGTTVAIAAVAQGACFIEKHFTLSRADKGPDSEFSLEPSELRELCHASRQAWLALGKAGYERKTAEEANVKFRRSIYAVRDIQAGEEFSPENIRRIRPGYGLAPKYYEVVLGRRATQDIVRGSALLPEHVEELQPLKL, encoded by the coding sequence ATGACAAATAACGTGCATATCAACGGTCAACCCATTGGCCCCGACAGCCCCCCTTATGTGGTGGCGGAGGTTTCGGCCAACCATAACGGCAACCTTGAGCGGGCACTGCAGACCATAGCCGCCGCCGCCGACTGTGGTGTCGATGCGGTGAAGATTCAGACCTACACCCCCGACACCCTGACGATCGACTGCGATCTGCCAGATTTTCGTATCCAGGGTGGGCTGTGGGACGGCTATACCCTTTATAAACTGTACCAGTGGGCTCAGACGCCCTTCGAGTGGCATCAGAAGATGTTTGATTTCGCCGCCAGCAAGGGCGTAACCCTTTTCAGCACGCCCTTTGACGAGTCGGCGGTGGATCTGCTTGAGCACTTGCAGGCACCGGCGTACAAGATCGCTTCCTTTGAAGCGGTGGATATTCCTCTGATCCGCTATGTGGCCAGAACCGGCAAGCCCATGATCATCTCCACGGGCATGGCTGACGAAGAGGAGATCGGCGAAGCCATGGAAGCCGCCCGCAGTGGTGGATGCACAGAGCTGATCCTGCTCCACTGCATCAGTTCTTACCCCGCCCCGGTGGAGGAGTCCAATCTGCGCACCATTGCGGATATGGCTGAGCGCTTTGGCGTGGTGGCAGGCCTGTCTGACCACACCTTGGGAACAACAGTCGCTATCGCGGCGGTGGCTCAGGGAGCCTGCTTCATTGAAAAGCACTTTACCCTCAGCCGGGCCGACAAAGGGCCCGATTCAGAATTCTCCCTGGAACCCTCTGAACTCAGGGAGCTTTGCCATGCCTCCCGTCAGGCATGGCTGGCTCTGGGAAAGGCTGGCTACGAGCGCAAAACGGCGGAAGAGGCAAATGTGAAGTTTCGGCGCTCCATCTATGCGGTGAGGGATATTCAGGCAGGTGAGGAGTTTTCCCCTGAGAATATCAGGCGTATTCGTCCCGGTTACGGCCTTGCCCCCAAGTATTACGAAGTAGTTTTGGGTCGCCGGGCAACGCAGGATATTGTGCGTGGTTCGGCTTTACTTCCTGAGCATGTAGAAGAGCTACAACCTTTGAAGCTGTGA